A DNA window from Falco peregrinus isolate bFalPer1 chromosome 8, bFalPer1.pri, whole genome shotgun sequence contains the following coding sequences:
- the NDFIP1 gene encoding NEDD4 family-interacting protein 1, with translation MAAAAAEPSSGRYQQLQNEEEPGESASVVNDAPPPYSSISAENTAYFDYKDESGFPKPPSYNVATTLPSYDEAERTKAEATIPLVPGRDDDFVTRDDFDDTDQLRIGNDGIFMLTFFMAFLFNWIGFFLSFCLTTSAAGRYGAISGFGLSLIKWILIVRFSTYFPGYFDGQYWLWWVFLVLGFLLFLRGFINYAKVRKMPDTFSTLPRTRVLFIY, from the exons CTGCAGAATGAAGAGGAGCCAGGCGAGTCTGCATCAGTGGTGAATGACGCCCCTCCACcttacagcagcatttctgcagaaaacacag cttattttGACTACAAGGATGAGTCAGGATTTCCTAAGCCTCCATCTTACAATGTGGCCACAACACTGCCTAGTTATGATGAGGCAGAGAGAACCAAGGCTGAAGCCACAATTCCCTTGGTTCCTGGAAGG GATGATGACTTTGTGACACGGGATGACTTTGACGACACCGACCAGTTGAGGATAGGAAATGACGGCATTTTCATGCTAACTTTCTTCA TGGCATTCCTCTTCAACTGGATTggatttttcctgtctttctgtctgACTACTTCAGCTGCAGGACGATACGGGGCCATTTCTGGGTTTGGTCTGTCTCTTATTAAGTGGATCCTTATTGTCAGG ttctccACCTATTTTCCTGGTTACTTTGACGGCCAGTATTGGCTTTGGTGGGTCTTCCTTGTACTAG GttttctgctgttcctcagAGGATTTATTAATTATGCAAAGGTTAGGAAGATGCCAGATACTTTTTCCACTCTCCCCAGGACCAGAGTTCTCTTTATTTACTGA